GACGTGGTGACATTGGTATCCACCATGCACCGCAACCGAGAACCTCTCCTCCACTGTGCAGTCTACATTGAGCTGACCGCCAATGACTATGACAGTCTAAAGCTGTTGCAGACCGATGTGCTGACCGAGCTTGTACGAAGTAAACTCAATGTAGATAGGCTCTTGCTCCGTCAGCAGCAAGGCTTTTTGTGTGTCGGTCCATCGGGGCGAGATGTGTTTGGAAACCAGTATGAGAGAGTGTTGCCCGCAAGCTCTGTTGCCAACCTGTATCCCTTCAACTATTCGGGCAAGACCGACAGCCACGGTTTTTATCTTGGGCGAGATAAGTTTGGCTCGAATATCCTTGTGGATTTCGATAAGCGAGAGGATGACAAAACCAACCCCTGTATCTTGATTTTGGGTAACTCCGGGCAAGGCAAAAGCTATCTCTTAAAACTGATTTTGTGCAATATCTTAGAAAGTGGTAAGAATGTAATCTGCCTTGATCCAGAGCATGAGTTCGCAGAGCTTGCCGAAAATTTGGGCGGTTGCTTCATTGACTTAATGAGTGGTCAATATATGATTAACCCTCTTGAACCTAAATCTTGGGATGACGGCAGTTCAGTGCATGACAAGGATGCTCCAATGACCTTTAGGCAGGCAACAAAATTAAGTCAGCACATTTCTTTCCTAAAAGACTTCTTCCGTTGCTACAAGGACTTCACCGACAAGCATATTGATGTCATTGAAATCATGCTCTCCAAGCTATATACCAAGTGGAGCATCAGCGATAACACCGATTTCACAAGCCTTGAACCAAAAGCTTACCCAATCCTATCAGACCTTTACACGCTCATTGAGGACGAATATCAAGGCTACGATACAGCAAAGCATCAGCTGTATACCGCCGAGCTGTTGCAAGAAATCCTCTTAGGACTGCATTCTATGTGCAAGGGTGCAGAAAGTAAATTC
Above is a window of Faecalispora anaeroviscerum DNA encoding:
- a CDS encoding VirB4 family type IV secretion system protein, whose protein sequence is MKPVKKQTTETTTDTKIKTYLDMIAPAVVKFNTDHYICGNTFRCVYALREYPTATSEQAILRHLGEKDGVTLRIYTRQVTPTEEKRIIHNATNKNRMKSSNTNDLQQTVTAESNLQDVVTLVSTMHRNREPLLHCAVYIELTANDYDSLKLLQTDVLTELVRSKLNVDRLLLRQQQGFLCVGPSGRDVFGNQYERVLPASSVANLYPFNYSGKTDSHGFYLGRDKFGSNILVDFDKREDDKTNPCILILGNSGQGKSYLLKLILCNILESGKNVICLDPEHEFAELAENLGGCFIDLMSGQYMINPLEPKSWDDGSSVHDKDAPMTFRQATKLSQHISFLKDFFRCYKDFTDKHIDVIEIMLSKLYTKWSISDNTDFTSLEPKAYPILSDLYTLIEDEYQGYDTAKHQLYTAELLQEILLGLHSMCKGAESKFFNGHTNITSDRFIVFGVKGLLQASKNVKNALLFNVLSFMSDKLLTEGNTAAAIDELYLFLTNLTAIEYIRNFMKRVRKKESSVILSSQNLEDFNIEGIREMTKPLFSIPTHQFLFNAGAVDAKFYMDTLQLEESEYKLIRFPQRGVCLYKCGNERYNLAVHAPAYKEKLFGKAGGR